A single genomic interval of Isorropodon fossajaponicum endosymbiont JTNG4 harbors:
- a CDS encoding TolC family protein yields the protein MIKRTVLLLFFGFFLGGVSAQEQSKGGFNLSNLINKAITYHPSIKSNVFLEEAAKNEITSAKWQYFPTPKFSVSQVDSSSTDLSYKNGDSRVSVISLTQPLWAGGSIDAGLAKSRAQLLSAQALTKVAQQDLALKVIYAYSKWYDSYLKKKSYSKSQEEHDILRARLRRRIKQGLSSSSDLNLANSRLTQAEAGLNSAIIQHENSLLNLEELLGTSLDPKDLIRDFSIVKFETSQAKLSKKALLTNPRIKQIRAESLVIEAELDQSRAKLYPGVNLKLERQWGSFFDKDAKTEDRVFIEFNSSFGAGLSNFSQTRQIKSRYQSLQAKIKDEESKVAQQIELDWMSSISLKKQKALLESSLVNTEKVRKSYYRQFLAGRKTWQDVMNSIREVSQLESQLASVYGEIILANWRIFVYVEDIGAVVDNF from the coding sequence ATGATTAAAAGAACAGTTCTATTATTATTTTTTGGCTTTTTCCTTGGCGGTGTGAGCGCACAAGAGCAATCAAAAGGTGGGTTTAATTTATCTAATTTAATCAATAAGGCAATTACCTATCACCCCTCTATTAAAAGTAATGTTTTTTTAGAAGAAGCTGCTAAAAATGAGATTACCAGTGCTAAATGGCAATATTTTCCAACCCCTAAGTTTTCAGTAAGCCAAGTTGACAGTTCTAGTACAGACCTTAGTTATAAAAATGGTGATAGTCGTGTTTCAGTTATCAGTTTAACGCAACCACTTTGGGCGGGTGGATCTATTGATGCAGGCTTGGCAAAATCAAGAGCTCAGCTTTTATCAGCTCAGGCATTAACCAAGGTTGCACAGCAAGATTTGGCTTTAAAAGTAATCTATGCTTATAGTAAATGGTATGACAGTTATTTAAAAAAAAAGTCGTATAGTAAGAGTCAAGAGGAGCATGACATATTACGCGCCCGTTTAAGGCGTCGCATTAAACAAGGTTTGTCTTCTAGTAGTGATTTAAATTTGGCAAATTCACGTTTAACTCAGGCAGAAGCAGGTCTTAATTCGGCTATTATTCAACATGAAAATAGTCTGCTTAATTTGGAAGAACTATTGGGCACTTCGCTAGATCCAAAAGATTTAATTAGAGACTTTAGTATTGTTAAGTTTGAAACTAGTCAAGCTAAATTAAGTAAAAAGGCATTATTAACCAATCCTAGAATTAAGCAAATTAGAGCGGAAAGTTTGGTGATTGAGGCTGAACTAGATCAAAGTCGTGCCAAACTTTATCCAGGTGTTAATCTTAAATTGGAACGCCAGTGGGGTAGTTTTTTTGATAAAGATGCCAAGACTGAAGATCGTGTTTTTATTGAATTTAACAGTAGTTTTGGTGCAGGCTTGTCTAATTTTTCACAAACTAGACAAATTAAGAGTCGCTATCAGTCTCTACAAGCAAAAATTAAAGACGAAGAAAGTAAAGTCGCGCAGCAAATTGAGCTAGATTGGATGTCCTCCATCTCTTTGAAAAAACAAAAAGCATTGCTTGAGTCATCACTGGTCAATACAGAAAAAGTACGAAAGTCCTATTATCGACAATTCTTGGCAGGTAGAAAAACATGGCAAGATGTTATGAACTCCATTCGTGAGGTTTCTCAATTGGAGTCTCAATTGGCTAGTGTTTACGGCGAGATAATACTAGCCAATTGGCGTATTTTTGTTTATGTTGAAGATATTGGCGCCGTTGTGGACAACTTTTAA
- the tnpA gene encoding IS66 family insertion sequence element accessory protein TnpA, which yields MVNILKQNQSGISVADLCREYAMSQATFYKWRSKYGDTDFVSMVKRLKELESENAQFKRMYAESELKLQITKDALAKKF from the coding sequence ATAGTCAACATACTCAAACAAAACCAATCAGGCATATCTGTGGCTGATCTATGCCGTGAATACGCAATGTCTCAAGCCACATTTTACAAATGGAGATCTAAATACGGTGATACAGATTTTGTCTCTATGGTTAAACGCTTAAAAGAGCTAGAATCAGAAAATGCTCAATTCAAGCGTATGTATGCTGAGAGTGAGTTGAAACTGCAAATTACAAAGGATGCCTTAGCAAAAAAGTTCTAA
- a CDS encoding glutamine--tRNA ligase/YqeY domain fusion protein, with translation MNKDTHTNFIRNQINNDLDSGLHNSIQTRFPPEPNGYLHIGHAKSICLNFGLAKDYKGQCNLRFDDTNPAKEDIEFIDAIKADIKWLGFVWDGDIKYSSHYFDQFYECAIELIHKNLAYVCFLNAGETRTYRGTLKEAGENSPYRDTSIVENLELLAKMKAGEFSEGECVLRAKIDMSSSFMCMRDPTLYRIRFDKHHQTGNQWRIYPMYDFAHCISDAIEGITHSLCTLEFQDNRRLYDWILENLNDFNKPNRPHQYEFSRLNLEYTVMSKRKLQKIVEDGLVSGWDDPRMPTLSGLRRRGYTAASIRDFTNRIGISKVDSMTDIAILEATIRDDLNIKAPRTMGVIDPIRVIIKNYPEGKIETLKAPIHPQNEEMGKRDIFFSRELYIDRADFKEVAPNKKFKRLAINKEVRLRFAYVINATTFDTDFDGNITTVYATYDPDTLGKNPIDGRKVKGVIHFVEATKALKAEFRLYERLFTLENPGKNDHFEQLLNPQSLVTTYGVVEPSMANSKPEFAYQFEREGYFCRDNQSSDELVFNKTTGLRDTWCT, from the coding sequence ATGAACAAGGACACTCATACAAACTTTATCCGTAACCAAATTAATAATGATCTAGATTCGGGACTACACAACTCAATTCAAACACGCTTTCCGCCTGAGCCTAATGGTTATTTGCATATTGGGCATGCTAAGTCAATTTGTCTAAATTTTGGTTTAGCAAAAGATTATAAGGGACAGTGTAATTTGCGATTTGATGATACCAATCCTGCTAAAGAGGATATTGAATTTATAGATGCCATCAAGGCAGATATTAAGTGGCTTGGGTTTGTGTGGGATGGTGATATTAAGTATAGTTCCCATTATTTTGACCAATTTTATGAGTGTGCCATTGAGCTTATTCATAAAAACCTAGCCTACGTTTGCTTTTTAAATGCAGGTGAAACTCGCACCTACAGAGGTACTTTAAAAGAGGCTGGGGAAAATAGCCCTTATCGAGATACATCGATTGTGGAAAACCTAGAATTACTTGCAAAAATGAAAGCAGGTGAATTTTCAGAAGGTGAATGTGTACTGCGCGCCAAAATTGATATGAGCAGTTCATTCATGTGCATGCGCGACCCGACCCTGTACCGCATTCGCTTTGATAAACATCACCAAACTGGCAATCAGTGGCGTATTTATCCCATGTATGATTTTGCCCATTGTATTAGTGATGCAATTGAAGGGATAACTCACTCTTTATGCACGTTAGAATTCCAAGACAATCGTCGCTTATATGATTGGATATTGGAAAACCTAAATGATTTTAATAAGCCTAATCGCCCACATCAGTATGAGTTTTCACGGCTAAATTTAGAATACACCGTCATGTCAAAGCGTAAATTACAAAAAATAGTCGAAGATGGGCTAGTATCTGGCTGGGATGATCCACGCATGCCTACACTTTCAGGGCTTCGTCGTCGTGGCTATACTGCGGCTAGTATTCGCGACTTTACCAATCGAATTGGCATTTCTAAAGTGGACAGCATGACCGATATAGCAATTCTAGAAGCTACTATACGTGATGATTTGAATATCAAAGCGCCACGCACAATGGGTGTCATTGATCCAATACGTGTTATTATTAAAAATTACCCTGAAGGTAAAATTGAAACCCTAAAAGCCCCTATTCATCCACAAAATGAGGAGATGGGTAAGCGTGATATATTTTTCTCCCGTGAATTATATATTGATAGAGCAGACTTTAAAGAAGTGGCACCGAATAAAAAATTTAAACGATTGGCAATCAATAAAGAGGTGCGCCTGCGATTTGCTTATGTCATTAATGCCACTACTTTTGATACCGATTTTGACGGTAATATTACTACTGTATATGCAACATACGACCCAGATACATTAGGTAAAAATCCTATTGATGGTCGTAAAGTCAAAGGCGTGATTCACTTTGTTGAAGCTACCAAGGCACTCAAAGCAGAATTTAGACTATATGAGCGATTATTCACACTTGAAAACCCTGGCAAAAATGACCACTTTGAACAATTGCTTAATCCACAATCACTAGTCACTACTTATGGCGTGGTAGAGCCTAGTATGGCTAATAGCAAGCCTGAATTCGCTTATCAATTTGAACGTGAAGGGTATTTTTGTCGAGACAATCAATCAAGCGATGAACTGGTATTTAACAAAACGACGGGTTTACGTGATACTTGGTGTACTTAA
- a CDS encoding O-antigen ligase family protein: MRSMRLPITYSNIVNTLLLLFPIGILILKGFGDFVLLSLAILGLYTAISEKKSPFKIKELKLFSWITTVYFLVMLFSILYADGWSAEFHHLGRKLHFLLAPLIALAIFQIDLPLKKLLLSIKTGLIIAGIVVITQFLLGLVRPSSVINANIFGDIVVAMLFLSIVQVFSEKPKERVVTFIAILAGISAILLSANRGSWMSFLILSIIYISLIYKPFLKNNSKRQLFLVLFFSIMFGFINTQTNVGKRINDTVANVQKWYSGGGSPTSVGLRMEMWKAGLSVSKQSLWFGYGYKNANKVVSEYASNNKDRIKVFTHLHNEYITNLLSAGVVGLLSLLSLLFAPLRVFIKKLSNKNTYTYSFMGILLCIGYVTFGFTHVAFGDKYVNAFYVLFMSFLLPRTIKNNDTS, translated from the coding sequence ATGCGCTCTATGAGATTGCCGATTACTTATTCAAATATTGTTAATACATTATTATTATTATTCCCCATCGGAATACTTATTTTAAAAGGATTTGGAGATTTTGTTTTATTGAGTCTTGCAATATTGGGACTTTATACTGCTATTTCTGAAAAAAAATCCCCTTTTAAAATTAAAGAATTAAAACTATTTTCTTGGATAACAACTGTTTATTTTTTAGTTATGTTATTTTCCATCCTATATGCAGATGGTTGGAGCGCTGAGTTTCATCATTTGGGCAGAAAACTACATTTTTTATTAGCTCCATTGATTGCACTTGCAATTTTTCAAATAGACCTACCACTTAAGAAGCTATTATTAAGTATTAAAACAGGCTTGATTATTGCTGGTATTGTTGTTATCACTCAATTTTTACTAGGCTTAGTCAGACCATCAAGCGTGATTAATGCCAATATATTTGGCGATATTGTTGTTGCCATGTTGTTTTTATCAATCGTGCAAGTATTTAGTGAAAAACCAAAAGAGCGAGTGGTCACTTTTATTGCAATATTAGCAGGAATTAGTGCGATACTTTTATCAGCAAATCGTGGCTCTTGGATGTCATTTCTTATTCTATCTATCATTTATATTAGCCTAATTTATAAGCCATTTTTAAAAAATAACAGCAAGAGGCAATTGTTTTTAGTATTATTTTTCTCGATTATGTTTGGATTTATTAATACACAGACTAATGTAGGTAAAAGAATTAATGATACCGTTGCTAATGTCCAAAAATGGTATTCTGGAGGTGGGTCACCCACTTCTGTTGGACTTAGAATGGAAATGTGGAAAGCTGGATTGAGCGTATCAAAACAGTCATTATGGTTTGGTTACGGATATAAGAATGCAAACAAAGTTGTATCGGAGTATGCATCTAACAATAAAGATAGGATTAAAGTATTCACTCATCTGCATAATGAGTATATAACTAATTTATTATCTGCAGGGGTTGTTGGGTTGTTATCATTGCTCAGTTTATTATTTGCTCCTTTAAGAGTTTTTATAAAAAAACTAAGCAATAAAAATACTTACACCTATTCATTTATGGGAATTTTGCTTTGTATTGGATATGTGACGTTTGGCTTTACACATGTAGCATTTGGAGATAAATATGTGAATGCATTTTATGTACTATTTATGAGTTTTTTGTTGCCTAGGACCATAAAAAATAATGACACATCGTAA
- a CDS encoding CDP-glycerol glycerophosphotransferase family protein, translating into MIKNNKSYWEKLYKIILPIFWIVSLFPRDKNIWVYSEGFTNSSLPLLKYSKKQDKNTHIYITPFDIQVSKLRNEGIIAFKQSSILGCYYISRAQVHIICKSKLEDLNKYLSHKALVINLFHGLHRVTNNIVPPNHNQHKPQWRLNRNKAKFQKLYNRYLFLCATSEFTRQLYSQLFRVNHSTLPIVGIPRLDRLHSKQTDRKYIIKNISSSLKKFSTIFAYMPSGRRHKWNNNIDLKKMNEFLLHNNSALIIRSHRAEKSPIHLNKTHSNIYASSSYSQEWSDVVDELIGVDVLISDYSSLTHEFLITNRPVLVYLPDYQELIDAGGSAVNFDLDIPSDRINTFDNLLESMDSTIQQTYSYDKYNKLANKYHLYQDGDSSKRVYEHINKHLETFL; encoded by the coding sequence ATGATAAAAAATAATAAAAGTTATTGGGAAAAGCTCTACAAAATTATTCTACCAATATTTTGGATTGTATCTCTTTTTCCTAGGGATAAGAATATATGGGTATATTCTGAGGGGTTTACAAACTCTTCTCTGCCTTTATTAAAGTATTCAAAAAAACAAGATAAAAACACACACATCTATATTACCCCATTTGACATTCAGGTGAGTAAATTGAGAAATGAAGGAATCATTGCATTTAAACAATCTAGTATTCTAGGCTGTTATTACATTTCAAGAGCACAAGTACATATTATATGTAAATCTAAATTAGAAGACCTTAATAAATATCTAAGTCACAAAGCTTTAGTTATAAATCTTTTCCATGGACTTCACCGAGTGACTAATAACATCGTCCCTCCTAACCATAATCAGCATAAACCACAGTGGAGACTTAATAGAAATAAGGCAAAATTTCAAAAGCTGTATAATCGCTATTTGTTCTTATGTGCCACCTCAGAATTTACACGGCAGTTGTACTCTCAGTTATTTAGAGTTAATCACTCTACATTGCCAATTGTAGGCATACCAAGACTTGATAGACTTCATTCTAAACAAACAGATAGAAAATACATTATTAAAAATATAAGTTCGTCACTAAAAAAATTTAGCACAATTTTTGCCTATATGCCTAGTGGTAGAAGACATAAATGGAATAATAATATTGATTTAAAAAAAATGAATGAGTTTTTATTACACAATAATAGCGCACTTATTATTCGATCACATCGTGCCGAAAAAAGCCCTATTCATCTAAATAAAACCCATTCTAATATTTATGCATCTAGTTCGTATTCTCAAGAGTGGAGTGATGTAGTTGATGAACTTATTGGGGTAGATGTGCTAATATCAGACTATTCATCATTAACACATGAATTTTTAATTACGAATAGACCCGTTTTGGTCTACTTGCCTGACTATCAAGAACTTATAGACGCAGGAGGAAGTGCCGTGAATTTTGATTTAGATATCCCTTCTGATAGAATCAATACTTTTGATAATTTATTAGAATCAATGGATAGCACTATTCAACAAACTTATTCGTATGATAAGTACAATAAGCTTGCAAACAAATATCACTTATATCAAGATGGGGATTCATCTAAAAGAGTATATGAACATATAAATAAACATCTTGAGACCTTTTTATAA
- a CDS encoding glycosyltransferase family 25 protein yields MDIFIINLTSSIKRREFQEKQLSSLQLDYQIINAVSIKDINHNTYQKHHYDWQRPLKNTEVACYYSHRLVWYKVIKNNQPALILEDDALLSKCVPKLLSCLSDKKGMDLVNLENRGRKKFISKSGTTLECNSKLLRLYQDRTGAAGYILWPEGAEKLIQCERKKGIALADAHITTCYSIRAYQIEPAPIIQLDQCDYYGLNNTYSEKISTSTIDNRNNLKGGLSFRIKRAYSQLKLGLYQLSLIVKSKRRYIKLRKEDFS; encoded by the coding sequence ATGGATATTTTTATTATCAATCTAACAAGTTCAATCAAACGACGAGAATTTCAAGAAAAGCAATTGTCATCATTACAATTAGATTACCAAATAATCAATGCTGTATCTATCAAAGATATTAATCATAATACCTATCAAAAGCATCATTATGATTGGCAAAGACCACTAAAAAATACTGAAGTTGCCTGCTATTATTCACATAGACTAGTATGGTATAAGGTTATTAAAAACAATCAACCAGCTTTAATACTAGAAGATGATGCATTGCTATCAAAATGCGTGCCAAAATTACTTTCATGCCTTTCTGACAAAAAAGGCATGGATTTAGTCAATCTTGAAAATAGAGGCAGGAAAAAATTCATCTCAAAATCTGGTACAACTCTCGAATGCAACTCAAAACTTCTTCGCCTTTATCAAGATAGGACAGGTGCAGCAGGATACATACTCTGGCCAGAAGGTGCTGAAAAACTTATTCAATGTGAGAGAAAAAAAGGCATTGCACTGGCTGATGCACATATTACCACTTGCTATAGTATTCGCGCCTATCAAATAGAACCAGCACCTATTATTCAACTGGATCAATGTGATTATTACGGGTTAAATAATACTTACTCAGAGAAAATATCTACCTCAACCATTGATAATCGAAATAACCTAAAAGGTGGTCTTTCATTCCGAATTAAAAGGGCTTACTCTCAGCTAAAGTTAGGATTGTATCAATTATCATTAATTGTAAAATCAAAAAGACGTTACATTAAATTAAGAAAGGAAGATTTCTCATGA
- a CDS encoding pyridoxal-dependent decarboxylase — MGQCLEYSPNTSHPNFANRMWSGANQPSIVGEIVTALSNTSNCTFESVPVATLMEKYMIGQMLDIVGFKNGEGQMTTGSSNANMIAMMVARNQTLKEAKKQRLFNQKPLLAFVNKDAH, encoded by the coding sequence GTGGGGCAATGCCTAGAATATTCTCCCAATACTAGCCATCCTAATTTTGCCAATCGTATGTGGTCGGGCGCTAATCAACCTTCCATTGTGGGTGAAATTGTGACTGCGCTAAGCAATACTTCAAACTGCACTTTTGAATCTGTACCTGTTGCGACGTTAATGGAAAAATATATGATTGGGCAGATGCTTGACATAGTGGGTTTTAAAAACGGCGAAGGACAAATGACAACAGGATCGAGTAATGCCAATATGATTGCCATGATGGTTGCACGTAATCAAACATTGAAAGAGGCAAAAAAGCAAAGACTGTTTAATCAAAAACCTTTGCTTGCCTTTGTTAATAAAGATGCGCATTAA
- a CDS encoding anthranilate phosphoribosyltransferase: MKTSKTLMHSIIQRIATGPDLSKNIDFEEAKAGMQGILRGEINDVQSAIFLIALRMKHETHEENEGILAAILSESDQQQVMVDDLVDLGDPYSGYNRSVPISSFLPPLLAELGLPTVIHGLDSVSPKYGLTHRHINEALGLEVDHSTAQAKARLEDGNIGWSYIDQANYCQGLHNLVPLRNQIIKRSVINTVETLIGPLRGKKTHSILGYVHKPYPPIYAHLVTASGMDTSLLVRGVEGGVIPSLRQKGLMISYQGLVEQDRVDIDPKSLGINQDMRTISFPSELDIHNDIKALADYTVKLGKSALSGEKGLFYDGLVLAASLILWHTKKASSLVGAADITRAALDSGKVLNRL, translated from the coding sequence ATGAAAACATCTAAAACACTCATGCACTCAATTATTCAACGCATAGCAACAGGTCCTGATTTGAGTAAAAATATTGATTTTGAAGAGGCTAAAGCAGGCATGCAAGGGATATTACGTGGTGAGATTAATGACGTGCAATCAGCTATCTTTTTAATTGCACTTCGTATGAAACATGAAACACATGAAGAGAATGAAGGCATTCTTGCTGCTATTCTTAGTGAATCTGATCAGCAGCAGGTGATGGTTGATGATTTGGTAGATTTGGGCGACCCTTATAGTGGTTATAATCGTTCTGTCCCAATTTCATCATTTTTACCACCATTGTTGGCTGAGCTTGGTTTGCCTACCGTTATTCATGGCTTGGACAGTGTATCGCCAAAATATGGGCTTACTCATCGGCATATTAATGAGGCTTTGGGTTTAGAGGTTGATCACTCAACTGCACAGGCAAAAGCTCGGCTTGAAGATGGCAATATTGGTTGGTCGTATATTGATCAAGCAAACTACTGCCAAGGCTTACACAACCTTGTGCCTTTGCGTAATCAAATTATTAAGCGCAGTGTGATTAACACAGTAGAAACCTTAATTGGACCATTGCGTGGCAAAAAAACGCATTCTATTTTGGGTTATGTGCATAAGCCTTACCCTCCTATTTATGCCCACTTAGTAACTGCCTCAGGCATGGATACATCGTTACTAGTTCGTGGCGTTGAGGGTGGTGTAATTCCCTCACTTCGTCAAAAAGGCTTAATGATTTCTTATCAAGGCTTGGTTGAGCAAGACAGAGTGGATATTGATCCTAAGTCGTTGGGCATTAATCAAGATATGCGCACTATTTCATTTCCTAGTGAGCTGGATATACATAATGACATTAAAGCTTTGGCAGATTACACAGTTAAATTAGGAAAATCTGCCTTATCAGGTGAAAAAGGGCTGTTTTATGATGGCTTGGTCTTGGCTGCTAGCTTGATTCTTTGGCATACTAAAAAAGCCAGTTCATTAGTTGGGGCTGCCGATATAACAAGAGCAGCCTTGGACTCTGGCAAAGTATTGAATCGTTTATAA
- a CDS encoding Rieske (2Fe-2S) protein, which yields MWVKVLDQAPKEGTMIEVVVKSKDLLITLNQGELHCVDNRCPHEDIKLTLGCLKGNRIKCSLHGFSFDLTTGDSAQADVDNLRVYPTKQENNKIYINI from the coding sequence ATGTGGGTAAAAGTTTTAGATCAGGCGCCAAAAGAAGGTACGATGATTGAGGTTGTCGTAAAAAGTAAGGATTTATTGATTACACTTAATCAAGGTGAGCTACATTGTGTAGATAACCGCTGTCCACATGAAGATATTAAATTGACGCTAGGTTGTTTAAAAGGTAATCGAATCAAGTGTTCACTACATGGATTCAGCTTTGATTTGACCACAGGAGATAGCGCACAGGCAGATGTTGATAATTTGCGCGTTTATCCTACCAAACAAGAAAATAATAAAATCTATATTAATATTTAA
- a CDS encoding transglycosylase SLT domain-containing protein, translated as MIKKYLLIALIPLTFSGCFSTPAVQVNNICHLMDEQVSWYQAVKASEKKYGSPMHVQLAIMYQESHFASDAKPPRNKLFGVVPWFRSSSAYGFAQVKDTTWEWYQLKTSNQNADRDDFDDAIDFIGWYINQSSKRSGIDKSDTHNQYLAYHEGHGGFNKQTYSAKPWLIKIARSVDDNAQRYKQQLQQCASQLDGNNVRRLF; from the coding sequence ATGATAAAAAAGTACTTACTCATTGCGTTAATCCCGTTAACATTTAGTGGGTGTTTTTCAACACCTGCTGTACAAGTGAACAATATTTGCCATTTAATGGATGAGCAGGTGAGTTGGTATCAAGCAGTTAAAGCTAGTGAGAAAAAGTATGGCTCACCTATGCATGTGCAGTTGGCTATTATGTATCAAGAATCACATTTTGCATCAGATGCAAAACCGCCAAGAAATAAGCTGTTTGGTGTCGTACCATGGTTTAGATCAAGTAGTGCCTATGGTTTTGCACAAGTTAAAGACACAACTTGGGAATGGTACCAGCTAAAAACAAGCAATCAAAATGCCGATCGTGATGATTTTGATGATGCTATAGACTTTATTGGTTGGTATATTAATCAGTCCAGTAAGCGTTCTGGTATTGATAAATCAGATACTCACAATCAATACCTTGCTTATCATGAAGGGCATGGTGGTTTTAATAAACAAACTTATTCTGCTAAGCCGTGGCTGATAAAAATAGCACGTAGTGTTGATGACAATGCACAGCGTTATAAACAACAACTCCAACAATGCGCCTCCCAATTAGATGGTAATAATGTTCGGAGACTCTTCTAG
- a CDS encoding cold-shock protein — protein MAKKIKGMVIQFGTKGYGFITGDDGEKYFIHQKNIFNKSRLKVNTRVVFSAQNSEKGWVAMDVNLEKGAKASSSESKSLSNGAVKGMFVILFIIQAIVVYKIFV, from the coding sequence ATGGCAAAAAAAATAAAAGGAATGGTGATACAATTTGGCACTAAGGGGTATGGTTTTATTACGGGTGATGATGGTGAAAAATATTTCATTCATCAAAAAAATATTTTTAATAAATCTCGTCTAAAAGTTAATACACGCGTTGTGTTTAGTGCGCAAAACTCTGAAAAGGGCTGGGTGGCAATGGATGTTAATCTAGAAAAAGGTGCTAAGGCGTCTAGTTCTGAGTCTAAGTCGTTATCAAATGGCGCTGTTAAGGGCATGTTTGTCATTTTGTTCATTATTCAAGCGATTGTTGTTTATAAAATATTTGTATGA
- a CDS encoding thiopurine S-methyltransferase produces MTDWITRWQEGKIGWHKNQPNSRLIEFIDCLKLSTNACVFVPLCGKSVDMLYVLEKGFKVLGVELSELATRQFFVENELHFSTKKSGKFVIFSSENIDIYCGDYFDLDASVLNHVSAVYDRASLIALPLALRAKYASHLYAIIPAGCRMLLLTLNYPQSQVSGPPYAVNKTEVVSLFKGFECQQLQCFDDIKNEPKFQRENVDFIEKATYCLRKK; encoded by the coding sequence ATGACCGATTGGATAACACGCTGGCAAGAAGGAAAAATAGGTTGGCATAAAAATCAACCTAACTCAAGACTAATTGAATTTATTGATTGTTTAAAATTAAGTACTAATGCTTGTGTATTTGTGCCATTATGTGGAAAAAGCGTTGATATGTTGTATGTTCTAGAAAAAGGTTTTAAGGTGCTGGGTGTTGAGTTGAGTGAGCTTGCTACTCGGCAGTTTTTTGTAGAGAATGAGTTGCATTTTTCAACTAAGAAAAGTGGTAAATTTGTGATTTTTTCTTCAGAAAATATTGATATTTATTGCGGTGATTATTTTGACCTTGATGCCAGTGTTTTGAATCATGTTAGTGCTGTGTATGATAGAGCGTCTTTAATCGCACTGCCTTTAGCTTTAAGAGCGAAATATGCATCTCACTTATACGCTATAATACCCGCTGGTTGCAGGATGCTATTATTAACCTTAAATTATCCTCAATCACAAGTAAGTGGACCGCCTTATGCGGTTAATAAGACGGAGGTGGTTTCACTTTTTAAAGGGTTTGAATGTCAGCAGTTACAATGTTTTGATGATATTAAAAATGAGCCCAAGTTTCAACGTGAAAATGTTGATTTTATTGAAAAAGCAACGTATTGTTTGCGTAAAAAATAA